Part of the Sulfitobacter donghicola DSW-25 = KCTC 12864 = JCM 14565 genome, TGAGGGGCATAAATACGAGCAGCTTTTGGTGATTTGCATCTGCGTTCTTGTCGCAGGCTTTGCCGCGGTGCTTGCAGGGGCGCGCCGGCACTGATAGCTGCTATCCGACAGAAAACATCGGATAAGCCAGCCGTGCAAACAGAGACACCTCGTTTAGAAATCCGCAACCTCAAGCGCAGCTTTGAAGGCCGCGCAGTTGTGGATGATGTGAGCCTGAAGATCATGCCAGGGCAGGTGACCTGCCTTTTGGGGCCTTCGGGCTGCGGTAAATCGACGACTTTGCGCATGATCGCAGGGGTCGAGATGCAGGATAGCGGCTCGATCCATGTGGATGGGAAACTGATCTGCGATACGATCTTTCGTATCCCACCAGAACGGCGCGAAATCGGTCTGATGTTTCAGGACTTTGCGCTATTTCCCCACCTTTCGGTGGCCGACAATGTGGCCTATGGCCTGCGCGGCACAAGGGCAGAGAAACGCGAGCGGGTAAAGGAACTGTTAGAGCGCGTGGATTTGCTGCGCTTTATCGATGGCTATCCGCACCAGCTATCGGGGGGCGAGCAACAGCGTGTGGCCTTGGCCCGTGCCTTGGCCCCCAAACCACGGATCATGCTGATGGATGAACCGTTCTCGGGGTTGGATAACCGCCTGCGTGACGGGATCCGTGATGAAACGCTGAGCATCCTCAAAGAGCAAGATACAGCGGTGCTGCTGGTCACCCATGAACCCGATGAAGCCATGCGCATGGCTGATGAAATTGCCCTGATGCGTGACGGGCAGATTGTGCAGCAGGGCGCGCCCTATAACGTCTATACCCGCCCGATTGACCGCGCGGCTGTATCGTTCTTTTCCGATGCGAACGTTATCCGTGCCGAAGTATCAGGCGCACTGGCCCATACTGCCTTTGGCCGCTTCCTTGCACCAGGGGTGCCAGATGGTACTGCCGTGGATATCGTTTTCCGCCCCCAACACGTGCGCATTGATTTTGACCGTGCGGGTAAGGGGCCATTGCCTACAGCGGCAGATGGGACGCCCGCGCGCGCCATCGTGAAACGGGCACGTTTTATGGGCAACGAAAGCTTGGTCGAGTTCGAGATGGATCACGACGGATCGATCCTGAAGGCTACTGTACCGAATGTATTCATGCCCTCTGAGGGTACAGTGATGTGGCTGACAATCCGGCGCGACAAGTGTTTCGTGTTCGATGTGAAAACCTAAAGGAGCGCGGCCATGCAAAAGCTATTGGTTGAATTCGGAATGGGAACATCTCTGCGCCGCGGAGACTATACCCAAGCGGCAAAGCGCGCCGTGCAGGACGCGCTGTGGCATAACTCGATTAACTTGGCCGAGCTGTTCGGCTTTGACAAAGAAGATATGCGCATCACCTTGGATGTCGGCGTGCAAAAGCCTGACGCGGTTGATGCAGACGCCCTGCGCGAGGTGTTTCCCTATGGGCATGTCACGGTGAACCTCTGCAAAGGCGGTTTGGACATTCCGCGCCCCGAGGGAACAGGCAACCCAACGATCATGGCCAATGTTGCCCTGTCTGTTGGGTTTGACATGGAGACGCGCAATGACTGAGCAACGTTTGATCATCGAAATGGGAATGGGCAACGACCTGCACGGTATGGATTATACCAAGGCGGCAAAACGCGCGATCGAGGATGCGTTTCGCCATTCCTCCCTGCCGATATTTGGCGTTGTCGATCTGCCCCATGACGCCATGCGCGTTCAGGTCACCGTTGGGGTGCAAGAGCCAGAGGCGCTGGATCTGGAGGCCTTGCGCGCAACCCTGCCGCGCGGCCGCGCCGAAGTGCGCGCCGTTCATGGCGGGCTAAACGTGCCGTCCAACGGCGAAACCATTGTAGTGGCGCAGGCCAGTGTTGAGGCGTTTCTACCCAAACAAACGGGTTGGAATCTTAAGGCCTGAAATCTGCCAGAGTTTTACCGGCCTCATCGGTGAACAGCTCCGGCAAGGCTTCGGCGCTGCTGATTAAATCAAGGCGGAAAATGCGGTGCGCCGCGCGCAGCTCACACCACGCTGTCAGCGCCCAAATCCTGTTCCAATACTCTAAATGAAGCGGGCGAATGCTGCGCGAGGTGACGCCGCCGTCGTTAGACGTGTAGGTGATGCGCAGCTTTTGGCGGGCTTTGATCGCAGCACGTAGCGTTGGCAAATGGGCGAACCCCCGCGCCGCATCTGAAAACGGTGATGCGCCAAAGCGCCAAGCCTCGGCTTGGGAGGTCTCTGGCTGCGCGGCATCCAATTTTTCGGCCAATGTGTTTGCGGCGGCTTTCAGCGCAGGATCGGCAAGCTCGGCTGCGATCGCGATGCCAAGGTTCAGCGCCTCCAGCTCAGCGGCGGTTAGGGATATCGGGGGCAGGGTGATAAGATCGGCCAGCCGATAGCCCGTGCCACGGGTGCCAACCAGCGGCACACCAGAGGCCGCGAGCCTGTCCATATCGCGATAAAGGGTGCGCACGGAAACCTGAAAACGCTCTGCCAAGGCCTGCGCGGTGTGCAATTCGCCATCGCGCAAGATTTGCAGAATATCAAAAAGGCGGTCAGATTTCCCCATGCAACTGACATAAACCTGTCAGGAGTTCTGGGCAAGCTGGAAAAACGCGCTGTTTTGCAAAGTGGTTAGGGCAAAAACTTTGGTTTCCCATTTTTACAAACAGGTTCGCTTGCTATTGCCGTTAGTGACCCCCTGCCAGATCGGTAGGGCAGAAATTCTATCTTTGGAGAACTGACATGTTGAATAATATTGGATTGCCGGGCCTGCTGCTGATCGCTGTAGTTGTTTTGGTTCTGTTTGGCCGCGGCAAAATCTCGTCGCTGATGGGCGAAGTGGGCAAAGGCATCACAAGCTTCAAAAAAGGCATCAATGAAGGCGAAGAGCAGCTGAAAGAAGAAGCCGCTGAAGAAATCGCTGATGCGACCGAAGCCAAGACTGAAGACAAGGTTTAAGACCTATGTTCGATCTTGGCATGGCTGAAATGCTGGTGGTTGGGGTTGTGGCGCTGATTGTTGTCGGCCCCAAGGATCTGCCGGTGATGTTTCGCCGCGTGGGCCAGTTTGTCGGTAAAGCCAAGGGGATGGCGCGGGAGTTTTCCAGCGCCATGAACGATGCGGCTGATCAATCTGGTGTGCGCGAAGTCACAACAGGGCTGAATAAATCCCTCAAGGCGGCAACAAACCCTGTTGGTGCGGCGATGGATGGTGTGAAAGACGCGGCTAGCTCGCTGACGAACATCGACCCTGATAGTGAAACCGGAAAGCTGTCGGCGCAACGTGCCGAGGATGTAAAGCGTATTCAGGCAGGTACAGCACGGGCGGCAGCAGACCGCAAAGCCCGTGAAGCGAAAGAGGCGATGGAGAAGGCCGAAGAGCTGGAAGCATCCCTACAAGAAAGCCTCGCCCAAAAGGCGAGCGCCAAGAAAGCAGATACATGACCGCAACCGATAATGACATTGACGACAGCGCCGCGCCGCTGATCGAACATCTGACCGAGCTGCGCACGCGGCTGATCCGGTCGGTTTTGGCGTTTCTTGTTGGCATGATCATCTGTTTTTCTTTTGGCAGCATGATCCTTGATTTCCTGCTGGTGCCGATTGAAAAGACTATGCGCAATCTGGGCAACCCCAACCCAGTGATGCAATACACCGCCCCGCAGGAGTATTTCTTTACCCTGATCCGTATCTCGATGGTGGGGGGGCTTGCCGTTAGCTTTCCTGTGATCGCGACGCAGCTGTGGCGCTTTGTTGCGCCTGGTTTGTACAAGAACGAAAAGAACGCGTTTTTGCCGTTTCTGATTGCGTCACCTGTTCTGTTCCTGATGGGCGCTGCCTTTGCGCATTATGTGGTTGTTCCGCTGGCGATGCAGTTCTTCTTGGGCTTTTCCGATGCGGCGTCTTATCTGTCTGCTTTGATTGCGACGGGTGATGCGACGACTTCGGGTATTGATATCGTCTTTAACGGTAAGGTGAACGAAAGCCTTGATATCACGCTGAAAATGATCGTGGCCTTTGGCCTTTGCTTTCAGCTGCCTGTTCTGCTGACGCTGATGGGCAAGGCGGGGCTGGTGTCGGCCGAAGGGCTGCGCAACGTGCGTAAATATGCGCTGGTTGGCATCCTGATGCTGGCCGCTTTGGTGACCCCACCAGACGTTGTGACACAGCTGATCCTGTTTATCGTAGTCTATGGCCTGTATGAGGTTTCGATCTTCCTTGTCAGCCGCGTAGATGCAAAACGCGAAGCCCAGCTGCGCGAAGACGGGTTCTATGACGACGAAGAGGGTGAAGACGAGGCGGATTTTGAGGCAATGGCCGATGAAATGGACCGCGAAGACCCGATCGTAGAAGAAACCAAAACCAAGGACAGCGATACATGATCGACGATCCGATGGACCGGATTGCAGCGGCGTTGGAGCGGATAGCTCCGGCGCCGCTTGCCGCTCCGGACTTTGATGCGGCTTCGGCCTTTGTCTGGCACACTGGGCCGGATCGGTTGGAACCGGTGCCGCAGGTGTCTCGTGTCGATATCAGCCTTTTGCTGGGGGTTGAGCGGTCGCGTGATACGCTGCTGCAAAACACGGCGCAATTTGCCGCTGGCTTGCCTGCGAATAACGCCCTTTTGTGGGGCGCGCGCGGGATGGGTAAATCCAGCCTTGTCAAGGCGATACATGGCGCTCTTCAAGCGGATCACCCCGACCTCAAGATGGTTGAGCTACAGCGCGAAGACTTGCCCTCGGTCGGGCGGTTGCTGAACCTGCTGCGGGGCTCTGACAGGCGGTTTATCCTGTTTTGTGATGACCTCAGCTTTGGCCATGATGACGCGCATTACAAGTCGCTTAAGGCGGTTCTGGATGGCGGTATTGAGGGGCGCCCCGAAAACGTTGTGCTATATGCAACGTCAAACAGGCGCCACCTGATGCCCCGTGACATGATTGAAAACGAACGTGGATCGGCGATTAACCCTGCCGAGGCGGTGGAGGAGAAGGTCTCTCTCTCCGATCGTTTTGGCCTTTGGTTGGGGTTTCATGCCTGCGATCAAGACCAGTATCTGGCGATGATCCGCGGCTATTGCGATGCGCATGGTGTTGAGATCGACGATGCAACACTGCGGGCCGAAGCGATTGAATGGCAGGCCACCAGAGGCAGCCGTTCAGGCCGTGTTGCATGGCAGTATTTTATGGATTTGGCTGGCAGGCGCGGTGTCGCGCTGCGCTAAGCCTCCCGTCTGCCCCGTTTAATCGGGGCAGACCAAAAATCAGTTCAGGAACGGATTGGGATCGACGCTGTCAAAACCTTTGCGCACTTCAAAGTGCACAAACGAATCCGATCCACCCCGAAGTTTCGCAATGCTCTGGCCGCGTGAAACAGAGTCGCCCTTTTTGACCGCAACATCCGTAACATTGGCATAGACCGTCAGCAGGTTGTCGGCGTGGCGGACAACCACAATCGGCACGCCATCGGCGCTTTTTGTGATGGCGGCAACGGTCCCGCCATCGGCGGCTTTAACAGCGGTGCCTGCAGCGGCTTTGATGTTGATGCCTTCGTTCTTACCCTTTGAATACTCTCGGATAATCGTCCCATTCACAGGGCGGACAAGCTTCCCGACTTTTGCTGGTTTAGTCGTTTTGCCCACGTCCACGGCTGGTTTTTCCGGTACTGGGTCAGGTTTGGCAACAGCGGCAGTTGTGGTGGCTGCTGCTGCCGTTTCGGGCGCCTTTGCTGGGGCAACCTTTTCTTCTGGCAGGGGCTTTGTTGCTGAAGGAGGTGTTGGCGTTGTTGAGCCTTCTCCTGGCAGCGTCGTTGCCTGAGCGGTTTTTGCTGGCGTAGCTTTAGGCGGGTTCTGTGAGGGCACAGGGATCAGCAGATGCTGGCCTTCGCGAATGGCGAAATCTGAGCCCAAGCCATTCCATTCAGCCAGATCTTTGACTGGAACAGAATAGAGGCGCGCAACGGTAAAGGCGGTCTCGCCCCGTTCAACCTTGTGGCGCACCGGCTCTTTTCCGGTTTGCGCTTTTGGTGTTGTCGCTGGGGCGAGGGTGGTTGTCTGAACACCAGGGGTGGCAGGGGCTGCGTCGATTGCGCCTCCCGCGACGGCTGAAATGTCTACAGGTTTGATCGGCCCCGTGGTTGCCGCACCCGTTGCGGGTGAGGGCTCGGCCACGCGGGTCGGCAGGGCGATGATCTCACCCTTGCGGAGTTTGACGTTTGCATCGATGCCATTGAATTTGGCCAATGACGCCGCGCTGAGGCCAACCCGTTTTGCAACATCGTTCAGCGTGTCATCACGGCGCGCCACGGCTACCTGATAATTCGGGTATGAAATGACACCGCGATCATCAGCAGCAGGGCGCTCAGCCAGCGGTGCTTTGGCCGCATTCGCTGTGGTAAACCCGCCGCCCAATCCGCGCAGGTCAAAATCCAGAGGTTCTGTACAGCCAGAAAGTGCAACGCAGGCCACGCCCGCAAGAAGCGAAAATCGCGCACGTCCACGCATCATCGGAGGTATCATCAGAATTGTCCTTGTCACTGCCCATCTCGTGTTTCCGAGATTTTCAGCGACTATACCAGTTTAAGCTTCCTTGCCCAACCCTTCGAGGAGGGGAACAAAGCGAACGGCGCGCATTTCGTCATATTTTAGCCCATCTGCGGTTTTTCGCACACGGATTAGATGCTGAACTGCATCAGATTGGCCAACGGGAAGCACCATAATGCCCCCTTCTTTTAGCTGGGCAAGCAGCGGACCAGGGGGGTCTTCGGCGGCGGCCGTCACAATAATGCGGTCAAAAGGGGCTTGTTCTGGCAGGCCATGGCTGCCGTCGGCTGTGATTGCGGTGATGTTATTGAGGTCAAGCGCGTCAAAGATCACGCGTGCCTCATGCACAAGGCGGCGATGGCGGTCGATGGTGTAAACACGCCGCGCCAGCTTTGACAGGATCGCGGCCTGATAGCCTGATCCGGTGCCGATCTCTAACACTTTGTCGCGGGGCGAAATCTCTAGGGCCTGCGTCATCAAGCCAACAACCGAAGGCTGACTGATGGTCTGCCCACATGCGATCGGCAGGGGCATGTCCTCATAAGCGCGCTCAGCGAACAACCCGCGAATAAACGGCCCGCGATCGACGGCTTCCATCGCGCCGAGAACCTGATTATCCGTCACACCCTTTGATCGCAGGGCATAGAGGAACTGCATTTTGCGTTCCGCATCGGTCACCATTTCGGGCTCATCATTCATGTGTTGAGGTCCGATAGATCGCCAAAGGCATCATGGGCGGTCAGATCGGCGCGCATCGGCGTGATCGAGATATACCCATCAAGGTTAACCGCCGCATCGGATCCAGCAGCAGGCGGAATTTGCTGGTTACCCCCCGTAATCCACAAAAAACGGCGCCCGTTAGGAGCATCATGTGGGATGGTTGAAAAATTCACTTCGGGGCGGCGACCCTGAGGCGCAAGGCGCAAACCCTTTACATCAGCGGCAGCAACAGGTGGGAAATTCACGTTCCAGAACACGGAATAGCCGTTCGCATCGGCAGGTTTCTGGGCCAGAATACGGCGGCAAACATCCGCGCCATGTTCGACGGCCGCTTCGAATGGATCGTCCAGATCGCGGTTCGCAGGGCCATAGTATTGGGATAGGGCGATTGAAGGGATCCCTTGCAATGCGCCCTCGATGGCGGCGCCAATCGTGCCCGAATAAAGCGTATTTTCAGAGGCGTTGTTGCCACGGTTCACCCCAGACAGGATCAAATCAGGGCGCGCATCCTTCATCGGATCATAAAGAGCGCATAAAACGCAATCTGCTGGGCTGCCTTCGATCATATAGCGGCGCGGGGCCAGCTGGGTGATGAGGGTTGGTTTTGTGTAATTGATACAATGGGCTACGCCAGATTGTTCAAAGGCGGGGGCCACTGTCCAACATTCGCCATCAGGGCCAGCCAGCGTTTTGGCTATCCCTTCCAGAACTTTCAAACCCGGCGCGTTAATGCCGTCGTCATTGGTGATCAAAATACGCATGATTGTGCCCCTTTGCGCCTTGATAGGCGAGGCGGAGCAGACGGGCAAGCGAGGGCTGAGTTATTTCTGCAGTGTTGCCAACAGACGCGCGGCTTCGGTGTGGATATCCGTCAATGTATCACGGTCTTCGCCCGGGAAAAAGCGCGCGCGGGTGGCGGTGGGCATTGGCTGGGGCGTCAAAATATCCACATGGGGACCGATGCGAGAGGTCTCTTTTTGCCAGCTTTGCACCAAGGCGATTTGGGCGGCTTTGGTCGAGCCATAGCTGCCATAGAATTTGTCACCCACAATGGGGTCTTCGAAAAACACTGCGTTACCGTCCTCTTTTAGCAGAGGAGCCACATAGTTGATCAGCATGGCCGTGGCGGTAATGTTCGACGTGATGGATTTCTCTAGGTCTTTGGTGTCGATTTGATGGCTGGGGGTTAGGGGCGCCACGTGGATGGCGGTGTGGAACCACATATCCAAAGTGCCCCAGCGATCATGAATACCACGACACAAAGTCTGCATTGCACCTGTATCTGTGACGTTCATCGGTGCCAGCGTCGCATTGCCACCTTTGGCCTTTATCCTGTCATCCAGCTCTTCGAGGGCACCAACGGTGCGGCCTACGGCGATGATGTGATATTCAGGGGCCAGCGCTTCTGCCAGAGCGGCCCCAAGGCCGCGCGTGGCGCCTGTGATCAATGCGGTTTTTTGTGTCATAAGGGGGATATGCGCGGGTGGATGGGCCGCGTCAAGGGGGCGCTTAGCCGCGGGGGAGGTGCAAAATGCGCTGTGAGGCCCCGCGCGCGAGCACAAGTTGATCTTTGCCAATCGCCAGCACCGTATCTGCCCCGATACTATCGCCAACTTGCACGGTCTTGGTTTCTCCCTGCGGCAATAAAATCAGGGCTTTAGGGGCGTTTGTATTGCCGAATACACCCAGCAGCGCAGTTTTGGGGAGCTTTGCTGCTTGGGTGGCGAGCTCTTTTACTTTTGGTGGCGTTGGGGTGCCATTGGTTTGGGTGGACATGGTTGGCCTCTGGAATAGTTGCTCGCTGGAGCTATCCAATTCGGTGCGAGGGCAAAACCGGAATGCTTTGGCATAGGCCAACTGCTGCCAAAGGCAGCGCTAGACTCCGCTGATCAGCGCTTTTGGTGATAACAGAACGTTAAGCGGGCAAGGTGATCAATTGCTTGAAGGGGCAGGGGCGAGCCGTCTGGCAAACCTAGCCCACGGTTCTTTTCATATTCAAATTCAGTTGGATAGATCTCACGCATCGTTGCACTTAGCGTGGTTTTGCAATCGACATAGAGGACAAGGGGATGCGACGGAATGCCCTGCCAATTCAGCCGAAGTGTGCTGCCTTGCCGAGGGCGTTTCGGGCGCCACGCTGGTTGTCCCCACTTCAGGCTTTCTTCAACGGGGCCAACATTGGCATCTTTGGCAGCGGCCAGAATCAATTTGCGAATTTCTTCGAATTGTTTTTGCTGCAAAGCGGGCCATTGGGAAATCGTAGGTGTGAAAACATGTGTCATGTGTTCACAGTATATCAGCCTGCTGACATTTTGTGTCAGCAGGCCAGTATTTTCTCATTCCGCTGCTGGCTTCATCTCAAATCCAGCTTCTACCTTATCGGCAGGAATGACCGGATATTCGCCAGAGAAACAGGCATCGCAATATTGTGGGCAAGAGTTGCTGCGCCCCTCTGCTTCGCCAACCGCGCGGTACAGACCGTTCAGCGAGATGAACTTGAGGCTGTCCACGCCGAGATGCTCGCACATTTCATCCTCAGACATCGTTGCGGCCAGCAGTTTTTCACGGTCTGGCGTATCAACGCCATAAAAACAGGGCCAAGCGGTCGGCGGGGAGGCAATGCGGAAGTGAACCTCGGCCGCGCCAGCATCAAGGATCATTTCCTTGATCTTGCGGCTGGTGGTCCCGCGCACAACCGAGTCATCAACAAGGATGATCCGCTTGCCCTTGATCAAGGCGCGGTTCACGTTGAGTTTCAGGCGCACCCCCATGTTGCGGATTTGCTCGGAAGGTTCGATAAAGGTTCGGCCCATATATTGGTTCCGAATGATCCCCATACCGTAAGGAATGCCGCTTTCTAGGCTATAGCCGATTGCCGCAGGGGTGCCGGAATCCGGCACAGGGCAAATCAGATCCGCGTCAATCGGGTTCTCTTTGGCGAGTTCGCGGCCAATGGCTTCGCGTGTTTCATAAACCGATCGCCCGCCCAAAATACTGTCGGGACGAGAGAAATATACATGCTCAAAGATACAGAACTTGGACGGTTGGCGACGGAAGGGGAAATGGGTTTGGACACCTTTTTCGGTGATCACTACCATCTCGCCAGGTTCAATTTCGCGCACGAATTCAGCGCCAATGATATCTAGCGCACAGGTTTCCGAGCTAAGCGCCCAGCCATCACCAATTTTACCAAGAACAAGGGGGCGAACGCCCAGTGGATCACGGACGCCAATCAGTTTGGTGCGGGTCATTGCCACAACAGAAAAGGCACCCTCTACACGGCGCAGGGCATCTTCCATCCGCTCGGGAATGGTGCGTTGCAGCGAACGGGCCATAAGGTGAATGATGCATTCGCTGTCTGAAGAGGACTGGAAAATCGAGCCTCGTTCGATCAATTCGCGGCGCAGGGCGTTCGCATTTGTGATGTTGCCGTTATGCGCAATGGCTGCGCCGCCCATGGCAAATTCGCCAAAAAAGGGCTGAACATCACGGATCGCCGTCTGGCCCTTTGTTCCGGCAGTGGAATAGCGGACATGACCGATTCCCAAAGAGCCCGGCAGGGTTTCCATAACTTTCTGGCTGGTAAAGTTGTCGCGAACATAGCCAAAGCGACGTGCGGATTGAAAACCGGCAACTTTATCATGGGTGACGATTCCGCCAGCTTCTTGGCCGCGGTGTTGCAATGCATGAAGGCCAAGCGCCACAAAATTGGCGGCATCTGTTACACCAACAACCCCGAAAACTCCGCATTCTTCCTTTAATTTATCGCCATCGTCAAAATCTGACAGATAGGATGAATCAAAGGGATGGGAAGGGGGCATTGTCTTGGGCGGGGTATGGGACAAGGGGGCGCTCCTGCTACCGACAAAGGTTACAGGGTTATTACGGAAAACCACGAAGAGAGTCACGCCACGATTCCGTTGAATTATGCACTCGAACTCATGGGGTCGAATAGGCGATCAGTCGATGCAGGGCGAATGGATATCCTGCTATCGCTAACTGTTTGTTTTGGATCGTCAATTTGGTTGGGAAGTGAGAGGTTTATGCGGCTTCCCTGACCTGATGGGTTGTTTTGTGCTGAAATTTTGCCCCCGCGCGCTGTGATCAATTTGCGGATTGCAAGCAAACCATAGCCGCTATCAGTCCGAAACGTGCCTGTTTCCAGAAATGCGATGCCGGGATTTTCGAATCCCACACCATTATCTGTCAAAACAATCTCGACAGCGTTTTCCCCGTCTAAACGGGCCGTACAACAAAGCGTGAGCCGGTCGCGTTGCCCGTGTTTGATCGCGTTGTCGATCAGGTTTCGCAGCGCAATCTGCATCACGCTTTTCTCTCCATTGAGGTTAATATCGCTGCAAATCAACTGATGTGCCCCCTTGGGGTCCAGAATCAGCATCAAATCTTTGCCAAGCTCGGCTAGATTGTATGAGGTGTTGGGCGATACGGGGCCTAAGGTGCTGGCGTAGGACAACACATCAGAAATGAGATCCATCGATTTTTCGGCGGTTTCCTTCAAGAGGTTGAGCAAGCCGAGCTTTTCATCTCCTTGATCTTCAAAGTCTTCATGCAACATGTCGGCCAGATCCATAATGTTGCGCATGGGTGTTCTTAGGTCATGCGCGGCCATCGCAATAAATTGCTCTACCTCAGTGCTGATTTCGTTTAGCTTTTCTTGCGTCGTTTGTGCGA contains:
- the purF gene encoding amidophosphoribosyltransferase, which gives rise to MPPSHPFDSSYLSDFDDGDKLKEECGVFGVVGVTDAANFVALGLHALQHRGQEAGGIVTHDKVAGFQSARRFGYVRDNFTSQKVMETLPGSLGIGHVRYSTAGTKGQTAIRDVQPFFGEFAMGGAAIAHNGNITNANALRRELIERGSIFQSSSDSECIIHLMARSLQRTIPERMEDALRRVEGAFSVVAMTRTKLIGVRDPLGVRPLVLGKIGDGWALSSETCALDIIGAEFVREIEPGEMVVITEKGVQTHFPFRRQPSKFCIFEHVYFSRPDSILGGRSVYETREAIGRELAKENPIDADLICPVPDSGTPAAIGYSLESGIPYGMGIIRNQYMGRTFIEPSEQIRNMGVRLKLNVNRALIKGKRIILVDDSVVRGTTSRKIKEMILDAGAAEVHFRIASPPTAWPCFYGVDTPDREKLLAATMSEDEMCEHLGVDSLKFISLNGLYRAVGEAEGRSNSCPQYCDACFSGEYPVIPADKVEAGFEMKPAAE
- a CDS encoding sensor histidine kinase — translated: MPDNYLDDQFALLDCIPTPVFILNVDGQGIPTYAHCNLPLLSYLARELSDFVGHTAPQVFGPEFGDIAFTEQRKAIASRSQHQFEITLHTGDQLRTVRTTLFPQMDQDGRVVRLVGSVQDISSEEIAQTTQEKLNEISTEVEQFIAMAAHDLRTPMRNIMDLADMLHEDFEDQGDEKLGLLNLLKETAEKSMDLISDVLSYASTLGPVSPNTSYNLAELGKDLMLILDPKGAHQLICSDINLNGEKSVMQIALRNLIDNAIKHGQRDRLTLCCTARLDGENAVEIVLTDNGVGFENPGIAFLETGTFRTDSGYGLLAIRKLITARGGKISAQNNPSGQGSRINLSLPNQIDDPKQTVSDSRISIRPASTDRLFDPMSSSA